In Spiroplasma sp. SV19, one DNA window encodes the following:
- a CDS encoding glycine radical domain-containing protein → MLDGYMQKGGHHLNVNVLDRDVLREAQKRPEEYPQLTIRVSGYAVNFVKLTKEQQEDVISRTFHEGM, encoded by the coding sequence ATGTTAGATGGATATATGCAAAAAGGTGGGCACCATTTAAATGTTAATGTTTTAGACCGTGATGTGTTGCGAGAAGCACAAAAACGCCCGGAAGAATATCCACAATTAACAATTCGTGTTTCAGGATATGCCGTAAATTTTGTTAAATTAACAAAAGAACAACAAGAAGATGTTATTTCAAGAACTTTCCACGAAGGAATGTAA
- a CDS encoding exfoliative toxin A/B produces the protein MQFIKNFYLKIANRPLALSGAALGTATMGNAWGMFQETNIGFSFNCWWLKYITISFAMLIVILILLKYIFSPKTLIKEFKDPTLSNFIPTILMTCFVISGFYGEHNIRMLQLVIWVSCVVIHLVYIVLFCVFHIYYFKWENFIASWFVPPIGIVVACVMSKDVGTNISTEFASSIHQLSQFCWYLGFAFYVVMLPLMIYKYSFTNHLLHKKIAAYGIMAAPPNLLLAGYFSTFNFQEIARHYNLFIFFLVSLAFFLQFLFIFQWLKPFKLNLCHYLLVTLFP, from the coding sequence ATGCAGTTTATTAAAAATTTTTATTTAAAAATTGCTAACCGCCCCCTTGCTCTTTCTGGGGCAGCACTTGGAACAGCAACAATGGGAAACGCATGAGGAATGTTCCAAGAGACAAACATTGGTTTTTCATTTAACTGCTGATGATTAAAATATATTACAATTAGTTTTGCAATGTTAATTGTTATCTTAATTTTATTGAAATATATTTTTTCGCCTAAAACACTAATTAAGGAATTTAAAGATCCAACATTAAGTAATTTTATTCCAACAATTTTAATGACTTGCTTTGTTATTTCTGGGTTCTATGGTGAACATAATATTAGAATGTTACAATTAGTTATTTGAGTATCTTGTGTTGTTATTCATTTAGTTTATATTGTATTATTTTGTGTTTTTCATATTTATTATTTCAAATGGGAAAATTTTATTGCATCTTGGTTTGTTCCACCAATTGGAATTGTTGTTGCTTGTGTAATGTCAAAAGATGTTGGTACTAATATTTCTACTGAATTTGCATCTAGTATCCATCAGTTATCACAATTTTGTTGATACTTAGGTTTTGCATTTTATGTTGTAATGTTACCATTAATGATTTATAAATATAGTTTTACAAATCATTTATTACATAAAAAAATAGCAGCATATGGCATTATGGCAGCACCACCAAATTTATTATTAGCCGGTTACTTTTCTACTTTTAATTTTCAGGAAATCGCAAGGCATTACAACTTATTTATTTTTTTCTTAGTGTCTTTAGCATTTTTTTTACAATTTCTGTTTATATTTCAATGGTTAAAACCTTTCAAACTAAATTTGTGCCATTATTTGCTTGTTACACTTTTCCCTTAG